In one window of Verrucomicrobiota bacterium DNA:
- a CDS encoding ATP-binding protein: MSEDIGFDLSFPSHYLKAAIAVSLLSVWVLVGLFFYLNHYTKRKYFTIWASGWLFYALWLTLNLSLPGARETGLVLMLKLACISTVAIFLFWGSARFLGQKVRESVLWLFMGFLYTWSYYGAYNLEDPIQARLPIFGLIGLASFRTAWCFWLYRRNRQFIGAGLLATGFVLWGFFHIGYPFLQLIPDLSGAGFFVSTVLQLYIAVSMIVLVLEEARHLHHLAFRNLSNQSDATTKLRHQMHLTEEKYRSLFEQASEAIIITTADTLHILGLNVAAARLLGVAQAAASQIRLTDFFQPTDAKRAPGSGEEWHQHIVRQRPLVLVRKDGTSTPVEANGAKVDLDGKPAFQFFVRPLTEKEQLENQLRQAEKLSAIGQMISGIAHELNNPLAVIQGYIELVLSHHNLPAGTRTDLEKVAQESQRAARLVKNFLALARERPPQREPVCINELINKVIDLRKIAIQIAAVETVMDLQEPLPETVADPDQIQQVLVILINNALQAMTEKEQPGKLHLRTRAQNGMLLISVRDTGPGVPPQSEHKIFEPFYTTKSVGTGTGLGLSIAHTILTDHKGRIYHQRPADGGACFVLELPVVQPVPVEAAKPKEIKESVVQPQVISSKPLAWILVLDDEKMIAELLAEMLQLLGYKTTVCHAGGQALEFIAQNEYDLILSDMRMPGMDGKAFYERVKSAKPDLAERIVFLTGDMVNEETRAFLDSIGNLSVGKPFKLANVKEAVETVLADVTAKTS; the protein is encoded by the coding sequence TCCCAAGCCACTACTTAAAAGCAGCGATTGCAGTTTCGCTATTAAGTGTGTGGGTCTTGGTGGGCCTGTTCTTCTACCTCAACCACTACACGAAGCGCAAGTACTTCACCATCTGGGCCTCCGGCTGGTTGTTCTATGCCTTGTGGTTGACGCTAAACCTCAGTTTGCCTGGAGCCCGGGAGACGGGTTTGGTCTTGATGCTAAAGCTGGCGTGTATCAGCACGGTGGCGATCTTCTTGTTTTGGGGAAGCGCCAGGTTTCTGGGGCAAAAGGTTCGGGAATCCGTCTTATGGCTGTTCATGGGGTTCCTATACACCTGGAGCTATTATGGCGCATATAACTTGGAAGACCCGATCCAGGCGCGCTTGCCCATTTTTGGCTTGATCGGTTTGGCCAGTTTTCGCACCGCCTGGTGTTTTTGGCTCTATCGCCGCAACCGTCAATTCATCGGGGCCGGGTTGCTTGCTACCGGATTCGTGCTCTGGGGCTTTTTCCACATCGGTTATCCCTTCCTGCAATTGATTCCGGACCTTTCCGGGGCTGGCTTCTTTGTTTCCACCGTGCTGCAGCTTTATATTGCCGTAAGCATGATCGTCCTGGTGCTGGAAGAGGCGCGCCATCTGCATCATCTGGCCTTTAGAAATCTTTCCAACCAATCCGATGCCACGACCAAGCTCCGGCACCAGATGCATTTGACCGAGGAGAAGTACCGCAGTTTGTTCGAGCAAGCCAGCGAGGCCATCATTATCACCACTGCTGATACCCTGCACATTCTGGGGTTAAACGTGGCCGCCGCACGCCTGCTGGGGGTGGCGCAGGCCGCCGCCTCGCAAATCCGGCTGACTGATTTTTTTCAGCCCACGGATGCCAAACGCGCGCCCGGTTCGGGAGAAGAGTGGCATCAGCACATTGTGAGGCAGCGTCCGTTGGTTTTGGTGCGCAAAGATGGCACCAGCACCCCAGTGGAGGCCAATGGGGCCAAGGTGGATTTGGATGGCAAGCCGGCCTTCCAATTTTTTGTGCGCCCGCTGACCGAAAAAGAGCAACTGGAGAACCAATTACGCCAGGCGGAAAAGCTTTCCGCCATCGGCCAGATGATCTCCGGCATCGCGCATGAGTTGAATAATCCGCTGGCGGTCATCCAGGGATACATCGAGCTGGTGTTGTCGCATCACAACCTGCCAGCCGGCACGCGAACCGACCTGGAAAAAGTCGCTCAGGAAAGCCAGCGGGCGGCCCGGCTGGTAAAAAACTTTCTGGCACTGGCGCGGGAGCGTCCCCCCCAGCGGGAGCCGGTGTGCATTAACGAGCTGATTAACAAGGTGATTGACCTGCGAAAAATTGCCATCCAGATTGCGGCGGTCGAGACGGTTATGGATTTGCAAGAGCCGTTGCCGGAAACCGTGGCGGATCCGGACCAAATCCAGCAGGTGCTGGTAATTCTGATCAACAACGCGTTGCAGGCGATGACCGAAAAGGAGCAACCCGGGAAATTGCACCTCCGCACGCGGGCACAAAACGGGATGCTGCTGATTTCGGTGCGGGATACGGGGCCCGGCGTGCCACCGCAGAGTGAGCATAAGATTTTTGAACCATTCTACACCACCAAATCCGTGGGGACGGGCACCGGTTTGGGCTTGTCCATTGCCCACACCATCCTGACTGACCATAAGGGCCGTATCTACCACCAGCGACCGGCCGATGGCGGGGCGTGTTTTGTCTTGGAACTGCCCGTCGTGCAACCAGTGCCGGTGGAAGCGGCCAAGCCGAAGGAAATCAAAGAAAGTGTGGTGCAGCCGCAGGTTATCTCCAGCAAACCGTTGGCTTGGATATTGGTGCTGGACGATGAAAAGATGATCGCCGAACTGCTGGCGGAGATGCTGCAACTGCTGGGTTATAAAACCACCGTATGCCACGCGGGCGGCCAAGCCTTGGAATTCATCGCGCAGAATGAATATGACCTGATTCTTTCCGATATGCGCATGCCCGGCATGGATGGCAAGGCGTTCTATGAGCGGGTGAAAAGCGCCAAGCCAGATTTGGCGGAGCGGATAGTCTTTCTGACGGGCGACATGGTGAATGAAGAAACCCGGGCTTTTCTCGATAGCATCGGCAACCTGAGCGTGGGCAAACCGTTCAAGCTGGCCAACGTCAAGGAAGCCGTGGAAACTGTGCTGGCTGACGTGACGGCAAAAACGAGCTAA